CGCCCTGCGCAAAACACTCTCCCGGAGATATCGGGCGACCTTTCACAGTTCAATTTCAGAGGCCATCGAATCCGGTGCGGCGTTTCTTTTGGATGGGCATTCTACGGTCACCGCACGGGGGATCGCGGACAACCAGATCGATCTCATGAATTTCCAGGATTCCGACCTGGACGAAACGCCCCTGTATTACTCCCCGGACGTCTACATCGAAACGTATGCAGCGGAACTTCGCAAACGGCTGCCAGAAGTCAAAATCACCATAAACAGTTCCGAATACTATACCGTTTACGGCCATGTATGCGCCGAACACTCCGTAAACGCCATGGGCCGGACCGGCCGGCGGGTTCCGGCAATCATTCAGGAAACCAACGAAAGTCTCTATAAGAACCCTGACCGGACGCCGAACGTCGCAGCCATCAACCGGCTGCGCCGGGCCTTTGCGGAATCCATTCATGCGGACTATTTCATGGTCCGAGGAGCCAAAGAAGATGGTGAACTTGATCAACCTGCATATCGGCAGACAGACCTTTGATTATGACTGCGGCGTCAAATCCCTGCAGATTGTCATGGCATATTATGGAATCGATATTCGCGAGGATGAACTGATTAAGGAGCTGGGAACGGGGAAGGACGGCACCCGCGTGGACAAAATGATATCCGTTGCCGAGTCCAAGGGATTCCGCGTGGAAGCAAAACAAAACTGGTCAATCCGGGAGGTGAAGCAATCCATTGACCGGGGGAATCCGGTGATCGTGCTGCTGCAGGCATGGGCGGAAAGATACATGACCCTGCACGACTGGCGCAACGAAAACGACGAAGG
This genomic interval from Desulfobacterales bacterium contains the following:
- a CDS encoding N-formylglutamate amidohydrolase; translation: MKTDANKLNLKELIVVIPHSGIVIPAEIPMGSLSERFPEMVRNVAWYTNWLYDFRDLLENRHIVFPFCSLILEANRHPDILNDSVPLKDVRGECVYKAQMEPDDALRKTLSRRYRATFHSSISEAIESGAAFLLDGHSTVTARGIADNQIDLMNFQDSDLDETPLYYSPDVYIETYAAELRKRLPEVKITINSSEYYTVYGHVCAEHSVNAMGRTGRRVPAIIQETNESLYKNPDRTPNVAAINRLRRAFAESIHADYFMVRGAKEDGELDQPAYRQTDL
- a CDS encoding cysteine peptidase family C39 domain-containing protein, whose amino-acid sequence is MVNLINLHIGRQTFDYDCGVKSLQIVMAYYGIDIREDELIKELGTGKDGTRVDKMISVAESKGFRVEAKQNWSIREVKQSIDRGNPVIVLLQAWAERYMTLHDWRNENDEGHYAVLIGHEKGVMIFEDPASFRRTWLREYEFRARWHDLDPTRNKKYERFGMVLLGKEPIKRTPVHMD